The Gossypium hirsutum isolate 1008001.06 chromosome D03, Gossypium_hirsutum_v2.1, whole genome shotgun sequence genomic interval CGTAGGATTTGCTGGAAGTGATAAAATATCGTAGTCCTCTTCTACAGCTTCCCAAAGATCCAAAGCTTCTAGGTAAGTCTCCATGCGCATTGCCCACATCTGGTAATTGTCTCCATCGAAGACTGGTGGTGCCATGGCTGAAAAACTGGACTCTCCTTCCATTAAATCACTCGAATAACCTCACAAATCTAAAAAAGAAAgaagctcttgataccaatttgttggtgTTTACACACTAAATTTGctggtaatttttctaaaaaatattgaagagaggaaaagaaagcTCTAGATTAGAATGAAACTTGAAGACTTGAATACCCTTTATTATTGAATACTCCAACACTTATATACTAGTATCCATAACTAAAAATAGAGATTAGATCTAAAAATAAGCCAAGAAATCTGGTAACTATCTCCTAAAATCAAGGAGAATTATTcaaacaaaaacagaaaaatgGATTAGTGGCACCAGCTTAAACATGTGGCTTAACACAGTAAAAGAAATGGCTCTAGATTCAGTAGAATGAGAGTAGATTTCCTGTTTGCATGgttttctctttttaatttgaTAGGATTTATTATGTTAGGTTGGGCCTGCTTATTGTTGCATTCCCTTAATTGTTTTTACTTCTGTACTGCTCACTTTGATGCAGATCTATCATGTTATTATGATGTTAAGCATCAGCCAGATTGTGCCTCTGTTTTCAGCCTTTTCTGTTTCTTCTGCTAAAGATTAATGCTCTTGTTAAACTCTTTGTATTCTGAGAATTAGAAGTTTCCATTTGTTATGCAAAAGTTTCTCGAGTTGCATTATTGATTATATTTAGTTATTCTGAAAGCTAAGTAGAACATTTGATTGTCGAATTATGGTTTTCTTGGTGGTATACTTTACCCCCATTGTAGCACAGCTTAATTAGCACTGTTTGCAGATTCTGCATcatctaggattggatcatgttGGACATATAGGCGGGCGGAGCAGGTATTTCATTATATGATTTTACCTTTCACCTTCATTTGAGCTAAATTGCAgttttattcttcaatttagaATACAACTGGATTCTGAGGCAATATGTTCTTGAAATGCATTTTCATTCTCAGCAGTAACATGAAACATTTAATCAAACCAAAAGGAGTGATGTTTGATGCAACAGACACATGCATAGAGAAGCATGTCATTAAAACCTAAATGACTGATATTTGTTGCTATATATGTACAACTAGTTATGTTACACTACCtacatttaattatgaaaatgcaGCTTCTTGGCATGGGTTGTGTTTTACACGATGATCAATATGTTGTTTTCTTTTGCCTCCTTTGTTATGGGATAAATAGGTAAATATATCCTTTTCTCTCAAATCTTTTCCCTATGCAGCTAATTCCTTTTCAAAGTTCTGTTCTTTGTTTGACTTGGATCAAATTGTACTTATGGATCTAGATGACATGCAAACTTGCTGGATAAAGTAATGATGCATACAGTAGAGAGCAATATAATTAAGTTGCTTTTAGTTTAAGAAAACTACAAAAAGTCGGCCAGTCATTTACAAGATGTTAGCTTCCCTAAAAATCCCGCTAAGTCAATCACTATTCACATGAAAATGATGTCTGGATTATTACAGTGTACTGTTAAAAGTTCCTTTCATGTTTTAACTTGACTGACATGTTCTTTTCCATTGAATGCAGTTAGATATGGAGAGAGAAGCAGGAAGAGTATTCAACCGTTTCAAAGAGAAACAGATACTATGGTGTGGTTCCGGCATTGAGCAATTATCCTATAATCGTGGagaataaagatttttttatcaCAGACTTGTTTCTGCTCTCTTTTCTGTTTGACGTAGGAGTAAAAAAGAAATACGATAACAAATTCAGGAAAGGTTATTCCTGCGATGTAAGAAGATTCGAGTACGACAAATGCATATCTCGAAGGCATAGTTTCTATGACTACCAACTGAGATGTTCAATTTGCTTATTTTGATTTAGATCATTTAGTTCTTCACTTGTATTTCTTTTCCTCTAAAATACATGCATTATACACATATCTATTGATGTATAGTAGCTTCCTAATACAACAGCGGAGAAGTAATATTGGGGAAAAAAACATGATTATGGATAAAAGCTGAAAAGCTTTTTTATATAAACAGACTGTTTCTAGTAAATAAAAACACTTCATTGAGCATATTTGCTGTTGGAAGTGAATCCCCTGCAGCATTTAAAATTTCGAAGTGTGGAACAAACTTGAGCTTGTAGTTGTCCAGCTTACTCAATCTCTCAGTCTTTGCTCGACTTATGATTCCGATATTCCATCAAATCCCATATCCCAAATTGACGTTAATTCTTGATCTTGGATGTTCTCTAGCAATAATGGAAGAGATGGGTCTAAGTCCATATCTCCTACTTGAAGTAGAAATTCTGCTGGCACTGGTAGATCTTCAATTGCACCGCCCAAATAGTTTATATAATCTTGCGAAACCGTGCCAGATATATCCCCTACTTCATCTGATTGCATATTTCTCTGTTGGTCATTAGCCTTTGCTAGCTCCATATCGAGCCAATCCGTGACAGCAAGTACTTTCTGGGCATCGCCCAAGCTATCTGTGTTCAATTTGGCCTGAGGACCAAAAGAGTGATGATCATATGGAACAAGATTTCTATTGGAAAATTCCGATTCCTCACTGCTTTCTTGGCTAACATCGCTTTCTTTAGACCGATAGGAACAACTGGATTCATGGTCACTCCTCGTGTTCTTTCCTGTAAAACCTAGTTCGGGTGCACTACGCGGGCACATGGTATTCTGGCAAGCATATATCATATTCGGGGTAACCTGTCGCTTGAAAAGATACTTCCTTTTATCTCCAGATATGGCAATCTTCTCACCATGCTTGCCTTCGTCAGCTACAAGGCTATAATCAGAATCCTGTTCTTCCTCATCATCTTTTGTAGGTGAGATTTTGAGACATTTCTCAGTAAGCTTTAAAAGAGCTTCTTCTTGGTTAACCACTTTAGACCAAGTGACTGTGTCTTTGGCTGTCATCTTGTCTTGCAAACATTTAGATTGAGTCACCAGCCTTCTTATCCTATCTAAATTTGGGGACATGTGCTTGATCACAGCAGCCAATACACTAACTTTCCAAGCCTTTTTAAGATCATGAGGCTTCCTATAAGGAGGAGGGCCTTGTTCTTGAGACATCCCTTGTTCGCCCCACCAAAGCTCGTTCCCGGTTGGCCACCAAGGTGGGGCTAAACCTCTTTCCAACGGAAACCTACGTTGAGGAGGCACGCAGTGTTGCATCAAAGCAGAAAGAAGTGATCCCAAAGTAGTATCCTGCAAGTCATGAAGGAGATGCATACAAGAAACAGGGTCCAATTCGCCTTGTTCCACGATTATCGGCAAGAATTCATCGACTGCAAGCGGAGCACTCTTGTCGAACTGAACCTTCTCCTTCCACCACTTGCGTAAGCTATCTGATGAGCCGGTAACAGGCTTGCCTTTCTCCGGAACTATCCCGTAAACGAACCCTTGCGCTTTGCAGACTTCCATGATTTTCACCATGTACTTGAGGATGGAATCTTGAGCACGAGACATCTTCTTGCGGCGGGACGCTTCTTGCCTCACCCCCGACTGATGATCGGAACTTGAACTCTCTCGTGTCTCCTTCAACCTCTGCATCCGCAACCGATCCTTCCACATCCGCTTCTTCAGCTCTTCGTAGCTGATCTCCTCTTGTTCTTCATCCTCCTCCGGTAGCTCCGCCTCATAAACAGGGCTAGGAGGCTCAATCTCACCAAGAATCTCAACCATATCTAATCAAATTCctccaaataaaaaatcaaagcaCAGCTTTttctccttttcctttttttttttctctctaagcAAACACTATCAGTCAATACTCTACTCGTGAACCAGTGATCAAAAGCAAttacacttatatatattatcaatggCGGTGTAAAAATAGTACATAATAAATTGTAGGAGATGAGAGGAAATTGAGGAAAACGATACAAGTGTTTCATAGTCGATACAGAACTTATGCTACAACTATTAATAACCAAGTCATTGCCATCCATGCATTGCTGCTTGTATTAATTATATACATGCAAGCAGGACAGCCTACATATTACATAATACACAGAtgattgttttagttttttttgtggATATAGTGGACCCAGAAAACCGGGGTCTCCTCTGCCTGAAGAGTTTGCATGTCGGTTCAtgtttttttgatatattataatatattatataattaacatTGCATCATGTCCTGCGTAAGTAAAAAGAGCAGTATGAGGCTAGCAACCTGAAATCTCGCAGGATTGTCCATTTCTAATTTCAGGGTTTCCcggaaaagaaaatataattaatttacttttttttttgtggatATAAATTCCGATTTACATGGACAACTTTTCCGCAACATCGAAAGGCAAAAGCTCTCTAAATTTGAAGAAGTTGACGatttacaagttttttttttcttttctctcattatATTCACTCCAACGAATTTAGTGTATCCATTAATCTTTTACTTTCTATAGACTTATTAAGGGGCGGGTGTtggtaataaattttaattttgttttatatttaaaatttaaaata includes:
- the LOC107950407 gene encoding putative ETHYLENE INSENSITIVE 3-like 4 protein; amino-acid sequence: MVEILGEIEPPSPVYEAELPEEDEEQEEISYEELKKRMWKDRLRMQRLKETRESSSSDHQSGVRQEASRRKKMSRAQDSILKYMVKIMEVCKAQGFVYGIVPEKGKPVTGSSDSLRKWWKEKVQFDKSAPLAVDEFLPIIVEQGELDPVSCMHLLHDLQDTTLGSLLSALMQHCVPPQRRFPLERGLAPPWWPTGNELWWGEQGMSQEQGPPPYRKPHDLKKAWKVSVLAAVIKHMSPNLDRIRRLVTQSKCLQDKMTAKDTVTWSKVVNQEEALLKLTEKCLKISPTKDDEEEQDSDYSLVADEGKHGEKIAISGDKRKYLFKRQVTPNMIYACQNTMCPRSAPELGFTGKNTRSDHESSCSYRSKESDVSQESSEESEFSNRNLVPYDHHSFGPQAKLNTDSLGDAQKVLAVTDWLDMELAKANDQQRNMQSDEVGDISGTVSQDYINYLGGAIEDLPVPAEFLLQVGDMDLDPSLPLLLENIQDQELTSIWDMGFDGISES